The window gtaatggagaaaaatcaatccattcatgtaggagtagaacatacaggttctaatagacatgatttggtttaattttgcatgaaaaagcttcgggttttcatgggtgatgtgtTTAAATGAAAAACTTTAGGTTTTCAGAAGAGGCATGTTTATAAGAAACTTTagatttcaaaataattatgaacttcagctTTATATATTCCTAcaggcaaacacaaatatatatgcaaacaaatatgcaaaaatataaaatttaggtttacaattataattgaattttaattatttggacttcgggccaaattaaagtgtgggtgaaaaaacaTAAAACCCATTGGGCCTAATATAATTAGGCAAATAAAGCTCGAGGCCCAATAGAAAATATAAGCCTACAGGGTGGCTTAATAACATGGTGCCGTGTGACCTAGGTCCTAAATTGGGCTAGGGTGTCTCGGGTGGGGCTGCAGGCCCACGGGAAGAATGGACAGAGGAATGGGCTGCAGTAGGCAGacccaaaaaaaattctttttttttcctttcgcGGGCCGCTTTAGGCGAGCccaaaaacgtttttttttttttttcgcgcCGGGGAAGCTCCAAAACTCAATGGGTTGGAGGAGGATTCTAGGAGGGGGGCCAAGCCCAGTGGCTCGGGTGTCCAACAGAGATGCCCATGTCTTCGGCTTGCCACGTGGAGCAGCTCAGCCTAGGTTGGAGCAGGATTCTAGGAGGGGGGCCAAGCCCAGTGGCTCGGGTATCTAGCAGAGGAGCCCATGTCTTCGGCTTGCGGCGTGGCGTAGCTCAGCCCACAAGCTACATGCCTGGGCAAGGTcgtgggttaaaaaaaaaaaaaaaccctagtgGCACCAGGTTTGTTTcctgatttaaaaaaaaatttgctcttttttttcaattcaattcaattcatataTAATTCAATTTGATCCATATGCAATTCAAATAAGTtaatgcatgtacatatatttgattcaattcataaccaatatcaaattcacataattcaacaattatgattatgaggcatacacaatttatgtagaatctaaaatttgtaaaacgtaaagttgggtcatgcatcatggtgaatgttcatgctatcagggctgcaaatatatcgagataaaaaccgttgttttttaaagaacctgattgcgtgatgatatggataaactggtttgatgcagaaaaattcTTCAACGTCATATTCCTAAGCGCAACTGTAGAAgtgtgctgataacatgttgtggtctattttatctgacaggTTTAGGGTGGCTGGCagcaagaagaagagagagatgtgtttgtagaattgtaggggaatgtgtgtgttgttatccctcctacattatgtctttatttatagtaataaaagGAGAGAAAATATTCCTTCTTTCCCAAGGAATGCAAGATAGAATAGGAAATGATAATtagaataaaatctaatctagaatttacacaatcatacttaaactaggaatgttTTCAATAAAGTCTTGTTTGTTGcaaattatataattttctaATTGCTCTTCGATTATTTCCGTCGCCTATTCCACGTCACAAACCAAGttattaaattgaagacttcGTTTCTGTCTACAAAAATctataaatataaaaagaattCAAGATCATTCATTGTAATTGAAGAGCTACAGTTAAAAGAGTCACTTGAGATGCTCTTATTAGACTTTGTGGTTTAAATAGAACGAATTCAATAACGTTATGGGCAATTTGTATATACTTTCAAACTAGAGGAGTGAAACagcaatttttgtcaaaatagttAAAACGACGACACTGAATATTACTTTCGGTCTTCACTGCTCCGGCTGCAAGTTTTACATTTCACAAGGCGCGCGCGAGTTTTGGTTCTTCCGTTGATTCGTGAACCGGCAATGGCGAGCTCTCTGCAGCGCATGTCAAACCACGCTCGTCTTCTCCGAGCCTCTGTTGCCTCAGGGTCCAGGCCGTTCTCGGCGGACGCGCTGGTCGAGTACATGCCCGGTGAGATCGGAAAGGTCGCTGGCATTCCCGATGAACATCTCCGCCGGAGGGTACGAACCCTTTCGTTTTCTTTCTGAAACTCAATTCGGAATCTTTTGtaattttgacttaatttctccAATGCATTCACATAACCCAAATCGAGTTTTTGGTTTATCGATCGAATTAGGGCACTTGGCATATGTCGAATTCGTTGTATCTGTAGGAAAATAGTAATTTCGAGGCttgaagttttcatttttttttaatgaaagttACAAGCTATACATAGctaatatcaatttatttatttatttattattttaaattgattgtGATTGGGAATTTTATTGATTTATGAGCGTATATGACAGGTTATAATATACTCACCTGCAAGAACTGCGTCTCAGCAAGGATCAGGGAAACTTGGGAAGTGGAAGATCAACTTTGTGTCAACACAGAAGTATGGTTTTTTGGTTCCCATTGTTGTTGTTCGCCGATTTGGTTATagatttttggattttctttgGTTATCCTAGTTTTTGGGGTTGTGAAAATCTTCTGATGTGCTTCATGGTGGGTAGATAGGTTTTATACTGTTTAGTTTCTACTAAGAGTAATGTTGTGCACCGAGATTTTCTGTTGAACAATGTGAATGTTGCGTTTGAAGTGATACTTATGCTTTTGATCTCGTGTTAAATTTTTGCTTAAGCCTTCTGAACACTTGAGCTACTCTTGTCAAGTTTGATATCAaaccaaactacttattttgtGAAAGTaagaaataaatataataatcaGCTAACAATTCTTGGACTAATAGTGAATCTCTTCATTGATAACACTGTCTATTTAAACTTTTCTGAGTAGTCCACTGTAATTAGAATGACAATAAAACCTGAAAACCGTGTTGCTTTAGCTAGATGGTGCCTTTCTTGGATTTTGATTGGGATATTTCATGTCATCTCTCAGTCGAGCTGTGAAATAAACTTATTTTTGTTCTCTCATAATTATTGAATGATTATTTTGTTAGCATAATTGGATGATTAATAGCTCATCTCCGTGATATGTTTATAGGTGGGAGAATCCATTGATGGGCTGGACTTCCACTGGGGACCCATACGCACATGTCGGTGATTCGACACTGGGTTTTGACAGTGAAGACGCTGCAAGGTCCTTTGCAGAGAGACATGGTTGGGATTATGTGGTATGTTTTGTTCGTTTTCTTCGTGCTgctaaaaatatattttcatatgttttgaCTTAAAGATACTTTATAGTTTTTCCTAGCATTTGCTTGAATTTATGCAGTGTTCCCGCTTTATGTCCTAGATGTTTCTAGTAAAACACAAACAGAAACTGACCATTATAGGGTTGGCCTTTATTGAGCTTAAGTTCATCTTGTGTGTTTTCAATCTAGGCATGTATTCATTCCCCAAAAGGTGGAGAAAGAACTAGGCATATATCCAGTGAATTGCAGATATCATCTTACATCTCTAAACGTTTTTTTACTTGCATATCTCGTTTTGGTGGTGTTGATGCACAAGATCGGGTCGATCTTGGATCAACGTAAATCCGACAGTGAATCACACAAACGCACAAGAACATAAAAATATGTTGTGGTTCACCCCAAGTTGGGGCTACGTCCACACTGGTGTCGATATGGTTTCACTATGTAAAATATGTGTTACAATGTACATGGAGACTATAGAGGCCAGGGTTTTCTCTCTTTGCTCTTCTTTTTTCACCTTTTCTCCCCTTCAAGTGAGAGTGAAGGATCCCTTTTATAGAATAAGGGTTTCCTTCACCTCCTACATACATCATGGGCTATGTCATGAGGCCCAAATACTAAGGCCCAATGTATGGTACAACAGGAGTCCCTCAAGTCTTCAATCAAGAGAATCTTTTGGCTGGAGACTTCAAATCCAATCCATGTGCGAGCCGAAATGACTAGATGTCGTCCGAAACTAGTACTTGACATGAAGCGGTGCTCAACGTAAAGCAATACTCAGCTAGAGGTAGCACACGTTGCTCGGTTGCTCGGCTAGAGGCAATGCTCGCGGCGAGGCGTTGCTTGGTTGGAAGCGGTACTCATTGCGAGGCGGCTCGTGGCGTTTCTCATTGCGAGTATGCACTCGACTTCTGCTTGCGCTCATTGTGAGTTAACTCTTGACATGACTCGGGTCCGCTTGTTCGGGTTTGCATATTGGGTCTATGGGTCGGGTGCACGGATTGGGTCCACAAGTCAGGTCTTTGAGTCGGGGTCATACGTAGGGACTTTGAGTTGGGTCCATAAGTTGGGTCTGTGAGTCGAGGTCGAAGCTCAAGGGTATCCAAGTTTATGGGTGTCCAATCTCGTAAGTGCCCGAACGATTGGGTGTCCGAACTTGCGGGTGTCTGATCACATAGGTGTCCAAATGAGCGAGTGTCCGATCAAGTGGGTGTTTGGTCAAACACGAGACCACCTTTTGGACTGAATCTTTGTCCCCATAAACGTGTGGCTCATCGATCTATAAGTTCATCAGTAGTGGTTGACAGGTTTCTTTAATCAGTAACAATGTTGATCAACGGATCCTAACAATAAATGATAGTTTAAGCATGAGTGGATAATGAATAAATCGATCACAGAATTTGGCAAAAGCATAATGTCATACTATGTAAGTTGTGTGGTAAATGAGTTGTTTCATATGTGACATTGTTAAGGGCATCACAATATCACTAGGCAATGAATAAATATTGCATAagaagttgcctaaatatgtaGGTCACTAGTGAAATATGATGGAAAGCGTTCTGAACATATGTGACTATTGTAGCATGCAATCTTAATATAATGACAATGGGGACACACACAATATATatcacaaaataataataataaaatattaaataaacagTAATAATTTGGAGAAGATGGAGTCCTTATCTTCTCCGATGGATTTTCCCCAAACAATGGAGATGGCAGCGATGGTACAAGGCCTGCTCATGGTGAGCTTCTCAGCACTGGCACCACTTGGGTTGAGTGAGAATCTGATAGTCCAAGTGGTTTTCGTTGGTGGCGGCAATTCCTCGCGAGCTGTGCGTTGTGGAGGTCACAGTTGTGCATTGCAGCCTGAGTTTGAACAGCTGCCGTCATTTCCATCGTTCTTCTGACCATGGCCTCCACTTCAGATCCCTTTTAGTTTGATTCTGAGGGATTTGGGCTCGGATTCATTGAACTCTCTCTAGGATTCGAGAAATGATGGAATTTCTAAGAGGGAGTGAGACCCGGTTTTGATTTTGATGGAGCGACCATGGTGGCTGCTCTGTGGGTTTGCAGAAATGAGGGTCTCCTGGCGCTGAGATGGTTTGGATTGGAGGTTAGGCATTGGTTTTGAGAAATGGAGGCATTGAACACGAAGGAAAGGAGAGAGGTTTTGGGCTCTCGGGTTTTTGCCGATTCATGGTGGAGTGAGGGAGGTTGTGAGGGTTTCGCGGTGGtgggatgaaaaaaataagagaGAACCAACATGGCTTTTGTGTCGATTCCCACAGacggcgccaaatgttgatgcacaaaatcggtgaagactttggaacaacgtaaagtgtcaagtttgtaaCCTTTGCTCGGTTGCTCCGGTCACCTGGTgagaataatatataaatagatagagatagggaagcaaacacaagatgtatgtGGTTCATCCTAAGTCtagctacgtccacggagtagaggagttttCATCAACATTGAAGGGTTTACAAAAATACACAAGTCTAAGCATAATTATCATCATTGGGCtctaatgactagtttaagtacaataatgacattagggattaattgtaggagaatggtctCCTTTTAGCTTTTGTCTgcggtcgatgtgggactctatgAGCTTTATTCTAACGTTGACATGTGTCgagctgtgattggcctcctggttggagggaaactcttgtgCAGGGGTGCCTTAGCGTGAACCCCTCAGTGAGTCCTTGAAGGTAGTTTcgagattggtcaagtatggtacaaacaggtGGAAAGATTAATAGCCCTATAACTGTTAGTGCAccttaaaaacttaaaataactTCCCTTTGACCTATTAACAAGAGTTCTTGAACTTATCTGCAGGTTAAAAGGCGGCAAACACCATTATTGAGGGTATGTGAttctttcttcatattttctgaagctatttccattctcatacgaTAACAGTTTCTTtatcttttggttttttgtgaATATATTTTGGGTTTTAGGGGTAGGGTGCATACAGCAGACTGTTGTCATTTGAGATTAAGACGGTGGTTTTGTTTGGGAATTAGAATATAAATGCATCCTCAATTTTCATGAACACAGCTTTTGGTTTCTTTCTTCTCTGTTAATATAGCTCAGACTTACTCTTAAGGacttgtgtaaatattataGTTTCAATCTATTAATTTTGAGCTACCTAGGTGATAATTTCCTGAACCAAGTACTTCATTGAAGTTACACAGCTCTCTTTTTGGTATTGCCAATTCATGCCATGATTACCTTCTCAAAACAGATCAAACTGCTTTATGCAAGCTATGTGTGTGGAAGAGTAGATAATGTGTTGTGATGGCATTGACAAAACTGTTGGACATAGTCCATTGGAAGTTTAGTAGTATAATTTTGCactttttcttgaatttgttAAAGAACTGGAGTAATGAGGAATTGCGTATCCTTGAGATATAAATTTTCTTAAGTTGGTGACCAGCTTCCTTtgtatcttttcttttctgcaaTTTGAGatcctttcttctttttgcaTTCTCGGAATGTTTGGGCATCAAATGGTTATTTGTATGAAGTTTGGTGTTTTTTCTCTCTAACTGAGCTCTAGTTTCAGGTGAAGGCATATGCAGACAACTTCAAGTTTAAAGGCCTACCAAAAACTGAGGAGAGTTGATTTTGTttcaatggttttgtttctgggttctATCTCAGGAGGGAGGTTGTGCATCAATGCTTTGCAGTTTCCTTAGTTGTATTTCATTGAACGTGTTACTTGACCCAAATGAAACACCGACTACAATAATAAACGGGATTCATGCTGTGAAGTATCTCCCCCTATTTCTTTGACATAAATGACACTGCATTTGTATTCCCTCTATGGTTGATTGTATTTTTACCGTTATTGTATTCCGTGTcgtattttgttatattttttgctTACAATTCGGTGCAGTGTGAATTGTTTTCTTCTCCCTCTCCTCTCTGTTTCCCTCCTTTGCATAAATCTCAATCCCTTTGGTCTTCTTTCCCCCAAATCTCTTTGTTGGTTGAATGGTAACTGTTACGCTAAGTACCTCGGGGTTTTGAAATTACGAGTTGAGTCTTGACTATCTGTTTCGAAAACAGTATAAAATCAAAAGTTGTGTTACAGAGCCGCCTACATTCGATGGTAATTAAAGGTTGTGCTAGAGTCAGTTGCCCACATTCGATGGTCATTATGACCATTTATGAATCACGGTTTGAAATTTCATCGATAGCTAATGAATCATatcaaaccttgttttaaatcaaaaattttatAGGCTTCTAGTTCAGGCAAGCACTTCCCAATATcgatttattatataaaatcaATTTCGCCGATCATTTATTAAGAAAATTCGTTATTCCATCAGTGTGGCAAAAAGATCGTCGGTTTAGATATAAAACTCATAACTCAAACACAATGATAAATTTTCCCCTCAGATAATCCCGGAACCAGATTGAAATTGTTGAAGTTGTATCGACCATGATTCAGCAGCTAAACCTGGTGGGGAGAGGATTTGCCGCCAGCATTTTCAACCTCATGTGAACGCCCTGTTAACAGTAATTCCGCTAGTGTCtggtaacaagtgcttcgtatAATATTTGGATTTACGGGACAGAATGATCTTTGTCCGCCGCCTCTCTGGTATTGATTCAATTGAACATTGTGAA of the Pyrus communis chromosome 1, drPyrComm1.1, whole genome shotgun sequence genome contains:
- the LOC137737986 gene encoding NADH dehydrogenase [ubiquinone] iron-sulfur protein 4, mitochondrial-like isoform X2, whose protein sequence is MASSLQRMSNHARLLRASVASGSRPFSADALVEYMPGEIGKVAGIPDEHLRRRVIIYSPARTASQQGSGKLGKWKINFVSTQKWENPLMGWTSTGDPYAHVGDSTLGFDSEDAARSFAERHGWDYVVKRRQTPLLRVKAYADNFKFKGLPKTEES
- the LOC137737986 gene encoding NADH dehydrogenase [ubiquinone] iron-sulfur protein 4, mitochondrial-like isoform X1, translating into MASSLQRMSNHARLLRASVASGSRPFSADALVEYMPGEIGKVAGIPDEHLRRRVIIYSPARTASQQGSGKLGKWKINFVSTQKWENPLMGWTSTGDPYAHVGDSTLGFDSEDAARSFAERHGWDYVVKRRQTPLLRFQVKAYADNFKFKGLPKTEES